One stretch of Salvelinus sp. IW2-2015 unplaced genomic scaffold, ASM291031v2 Un_scaffold2053, whole genome shotgun sequence DNA includes these proteins:
- the LOC112072824 gene encoding connector enhancer of kinase suppressor of ras 3 has translation DEKPKASVKLRPKGSQSPNSFLDEGRRRFTIADYDNKIRVCPPPEPNLHPAQPAPVARLRQRTSTRGKPRPLSMPVDSCLGMSDSSSRPWPQGRKGEDILHRYLSNERITTISEEASFFPLPYRPLEGRSGQLVRGVDHIRGSQCFINADLHNSATIPYQEALWKKAPATTLTPSAAATPKPPPSEPSSILGGWLARLRLLSH, from the exons AGATGAGAAGCCTAAAGCCAGTGTCAAACTGAGACCGAAGGGTTCACAGTCGCCAAACTCCTTCCTGGATGAGGGCAGACGGCGCTTCACCATCGCAGACTATGACAACAAAATCAGAGTCTGCCCCCCTCCTGAACCCAACCTCCACCCAGCCCAACCAGCCCCAGTAGCCCGCCTGAGACAACGGACATCCACACGGG GTAAACCACGGCCCCTGTCCATGCCTGTAGACTCGTGTTTGGGCATGTCTGATTCGTCTTCCAGACCCTGGCCCCAAGGGAGAAAAG GAGAGGACATCCTGCACAGATACCTGAGTAACGAGCGCATCACCACCATCTCTGAGGAGGCCTCGTTCTTCCCCCTACCCTACAGACCCCTGGAGGGGCGATCTGGCCAGCTGGTCCGTGGCGTCGACCACATCCGGGGCTCCCAGTGCTTCATCAATGCTGACCTGCACAACAGCGCCACCATCCCTTACCAGGAGGCATTGTGGAAAAAGGCCCCAGCTACGACTCTGACCCCTAGTGCTGCTGCTACTCCCAAACCCCCTCCGTCTGAACCCTCTTCCATCCTGGGGGGCTGGCTAGCCCGCCTCAGGCTGTTGAGTCATTGA
- the ipcef1 gene encoding interactor protein for cytohesin exchange factors 1 yields the protein MSRRKVSLKELGQVDCQGWLYKKKEGKGFLGTKWKKYWFVLKKISMYWYTGQTAEKAEGYIDLTNFTVDQATECKKKHAMKASHPQVVTLYFAAESLREMNKWLSKLSAAAAATLNESARVVERNTGECYSEESDQEEVESLETSDVFDSEQLTIDSVNGDVPPSCSTSSPCHSTDPMSAPDSIVTSESMESRLDVPSPERAVGQGAPLHPFRLEEEDGPEAEAQGGKEEGTCDEMEALYIHLKHARLSPTGELKRDFRASFIQRCKNDRVNEKLHLVRTLNSTLKAKEADLLAIEHVLADPILTAQRYRQWRVGNVALLQEIAHRKKGPPGGSREQSFPLEAPRTHCIAETSV from the exons ATGAGCCGTCGCAAGGTGTCTTTGAAGGAGCTGGGTCAGGTGGACTGCCAGGGCTGGCTCTACAAGAAGAAGGAGGGCAAGGGCTTCCTGGGAACAAAATGGAAGAAGTACTGGTTTGTTCTGAAAAAGATCTCCATGTACTGGTACACTGGTCAGACG GCTGAGAAAGCAGAAGGATACATCGACCTTACAAACTTCACTGTCGACCAAGCAACAGAGTGCAAGAAAAAGCA TGCTATGAAGGCCAGCCATCCACAGGTTGTGACACTCTACTTTGCCGCCGAGAGTCTGAGAGAGATGAACAA ATGGTTGTCTAAACTGTCGGCAGCGGCGGCTGCTACACTGAACGAGTCGGCACGAGTCGTCGAGAGGAACACTGGGG AGTGCTACAGTGAGGAGAGTGACCAAGAGGAGGTTGAGTCACTGGAGACATCTGACGTTTTCGACTCTGAGCAGCTGACCATAGACTCTGTTAAT GGAGATGTCCCCCCATCTTGCTCCACCTCGTCCCCCTGTCACTCCACTGACCCCATGTCTGCCCCTGACAGCATTGTGACTTCAGAGAGCATGGAGTCCAGGCTGGATGTCCCTTCTCCAGAGAGGGCAGTGGGACAGGGCGCTCCCCTCCACCCCTTCAGACTGGAAGAGGAGGATGGACCGGAGGCTGAGGCCCAGGGAGGAAAAGAGG AGGGCACATGTGATGAGATGGAGGCACTGTACATCCATCTGAAGCATGCCAGACTATCTCCAACTGGAGAACTGAAGAGGGACTTCAGAGCGTCATTCATTCAACGCTGCAAAAATGACAGAGTCAATGAGAAGCTGCATCTGGTTAGGACCCTCAACAGCACTTTAAAG GCAAAAGAAGCCGACCTGTTGGCTATAGAACACGTGCTGGCAGATCCCATTCTTACTGCACAGAGGTATCGTCAATGGAGGGTTGGGAACGTGGCGCTACTGCAGGAGATCGCTCATCGCAAAAAGGGCCCACCAGGTGGCAGCAGAGAGCAGTCGTTCCCCCTCGAAGCTCCACGGACCCACTGCATCGCTGAAACCAGTGTGTGA